The genomic stretch CATGACGTACAAGTTAGTATTAATGGGATCACACATAAAACATCGGGCTTTATTGATAGCGGAAATCATTTATCAGATCCGATGACAAAGCGTCCTGTTGTCATTTGTGATCAGCATTTTCTGCAAAACTGGTTCGGGGAGGAAGAGTGGGACTTATTGTCTCAAGCAAACCAGGAACTGGATTTGGACGTGCTGCCGGATAACTGGCCTTATAATTTTTCGGTTGTTCCCTATCAAGGTGTTAATGGTGAAGGTGCTCTGATGCTTGTTTTGAAGCCGGATTCTATCTTAATTGAACTAGATAAAGGATCGGTAGCGACAGATCGGGTCTGGATTGGTATCCAATTCGGCAGTCTTACCGCAGATCGGCGCTATCACTGTCTGCTGCACCCGTCACTTGTCCATGATGCCAGCACGCAAGCAGGATAAAAGGAAGGGAGATAAACATGAAAACAAAAGCATGGAAGATCAAGATCTGGTGGTATAAACTTCTGGTCAAACTAGGAATCAAACGAAAGGAAATTTATTATATTGGCGGCAGCGAGGCATTGCCGCCACCGTTATCGAAGGAGGAGGAGTTCAAACTGCTGCAGCTCTTGCCTACAGGTGACAAATCAGCAAGAGCTATGCTTATTGAACGAAATCTCCGTCTCGTTGTTTACATTGCGAGAAAATTCGAAAACACAGGCATCAATATTGAGGATTTAATAAGTATCGGGACAATCGGTTTAATTAAAGCTGTTAATACATTTAACCCAGAAAAGAAAATCAAGCTCGCAACATATGCATCCCGCTGTATTGAGAATGAAATCCTCATGTACCTCCGTCGAAACAACAAGCTGAAATCAGAGATAAGTTTTGACGAACCGCTGAATATTGACTGGGATGGAAATGAATTACTATTGTCGGATGTGTTAGGCACAGACGATGATATTATTACAAAAGATATTGAGAAAAACGTAGACAAAAATCTACTGAAAAAAGCTTTAGAACAGCTCAATGATAGAGAAAAGCAAATCATGGAACTTCGGTTTGGGCTGATTGGGCAGGAAGAGATGACCCAAAAAGATGTGGCGGATATGCTTGGCATCTCCCAATCGTATATTTCCCGCTTGGAGAAGAAAATTATAAGAAGATTACAAAAAGAATTTAATAAAATGCTTTAAGCCCAACTGGTGCCTGCATTTGTCCTTCATAGACAATAGCAGGCACTTTTTGTCTTTGCATAAAAAAAATCCTGCGGGGAGATACTGTGCTTGATCGTATCTTCAGTCGGGAGGAAAGAGAACATGTCGAGACAAAAAGTTGAAATATGTGGTGTAGACACTTCGAAGCTGCCAGTACTTAAAAATGATGCAATGAAAAAACTATTCATTCGCATGCAGCAAGAGAACGACATATCAGCCCGGGAAGAGCTCGTAAATGGAAATCTTCGTCTCGTGCTCAGTGTAATTCAGCGTTTTAACAATCGCGGGGAGTATGTCGACGATCTTTTCCAAGTCGGCTGTATTGGACTAATGAAATCCATTGATAATTTTGATTTGAAGCATAATGTGCGTTTTTCTACATACGCAGTGCCAATGATCATCGGTGAAATCCGCCGTTACCTACGGGATAATAATCCGATTCGTGTATCCAGGTCATTACGCGATACGGCATATAAAGCGTTACAAGTACGTGAACAGCTGATAGCCAAGACTTCCAAGGACCCTACTACAGCGGAAATTGCGGCGGAGCTTGGTATCGAGCCTTCGGACATAACGTTTGCCATGGATGCTATTCAAGATCCGGTCTCTTTGT from Terribacillus sp. DMT04 encodes the following:
- the sigE gene encoding RNA polymerase sporulation sigma factor SigE; translated protein: MKTKAWKIKIWWYKLLVKLGIKRKEIYYIGGSEALPPPLSKEEEFKLLQLLPTGDKSARAMLIERNLRLVVYIARKFENTGINIEDLISIGTIGLIKAVNTFNPEKKIKLATYASRCIENEILMYLRRNNKLKSEISFDEPLNIDWDGNELLLSDVLGTDDDIITKDIEKNVDKNLLKKALEQLNDREKQIMELRFGLIGQEEMTQKDVADMLGISQSYISRLEKKIIRRLQKEFNKML
- the sigG gene encoding RNA polymerase sporulation sigma factor SigG; amino-acid sequence: MSRQKVEICGVDTSKLPVLKNDAMKKLFIRMQQENDISAREELVNGNLRLVLSVIQRFNNRGEYVDDLFQVGCIGLMKSIDNFDLKHNVRFSTYAVPMIIGEIRRYLRDNNPIRVSRSLRDTAYKALQVREQLIAKTSKDPTTAEIAAELGIEPSDITFAMDAIQDPVSLFEPIYNDGGDPIFVLDQLRNESENDGTWLDNLSIKEGMHRLNEREKMILNKRFFQGKTQMEVADEIGISQAQVSRLEKAAIEEMNKQMFE